The sequence CTGGAGTGGAAGTAGCTACTGGCAGCGTAGCAGTAGTATTACCGGTAGGGCTGCCACCACCCATTCCTTCCATGCCACTTCCTCCCGCAGCAGGCTGACCCATTGTTGGGGCGCCTGCCGCCGCAGGCGTAGTGGGAATGGCTGATTGTTCCAGTATATATCCATTCGCATTACTATATACCGGAACGCGGTAGGAAATGTTGCCGGTTTTAACCACCTGTTCAATTTGGCTTGAAGACATACCCAACAACAACAACCTTTGTTTGGCTCCTGCTAACATTTCCGGACTATTGTGGGCGACAAATATTAACTCGCGCTGAGCAGCAGCCAGGTCCGGGGAATAGATCTCCATGATCAGTTGTCCTTTCCTTACCGGTTGATAATTATATTTAACCAGTAATTTTTCGATGCGCCCGCTTACCCGGCTGGCCAGGCTGGTTTGATGGCGGGCATCATAGGTGATCCTACCACTTACTTCCACTGAACTGATGCGGGTACCGGTTTCGGCATTGATGGCAGGAATGCTGGCGATCACCTGTTCATTGGTTGGTTTTGTGCGCCTGCTCATGCCACTATCAATGACCAATTCCCTGTTGGCTTCTTTCACTATTTTATCCTTACAGGATACTGATGCCAGCAGTATTAATAATAGCGTATTAACGATATAATTCCTTCTCATAATCCACAATCATTTCGTATAATTTCAATTTTTCATCCAGCACATTCATTTGCATCATGGTTTGCGCTTCCCAGGCGTCAATGACAGCGGGCAACTGTATTTTATTTTCCTGGTACACCAGGAAAGTGGCATCGAATGTTTTTTTAAGGGCGGGAATGATCTTTTCCTCCATGGCAATGATGCGTTTTTGCATGGATTGAATTTCGTATTGCATACCATACAGCATGCCCTGCGTTTCCTGGAGCATGGCCGCCCGTTCCTTTTCCATGCCCTGTATATTATACTGCATGGCTTTAACTTCATTTTTATACATTTTGGAAGCCCAGGGAGCAATGGGTATAGATACCATGCCCATCACGCTGAATGCAGTAGGCATAGCCGCATCCAGGGGATACATATGATCAAAGCGGATACGGAAATCCGGCTTTTTTTCTTTCTGCATACTCTCCACATTCAATTGCATGGAGCGGATGCTTTCATTCATTTTAAAAACATCTTTTCGTACGGATGCTAACATAGCGGTGTCATAGGATGCCGATGGTGTGAAAGAGGGTTGATATAAAGAATCAATCTCAAATTGCTGATTGCCGGGTGCATTCATCAGACTGTTGAGCCAGGCCCTTGCCTTGGCAATGGTGCCTTCCTGCATGCGGATCATGTTGCGGTTTTCTTCTATACGGGCATCCGCCTTGAACACACTGCCCAACTGAGACTGGTTGTAGGGATAACGTACTTCTTCAATCTTTTTCATCATGACCATGATCCGTTCATTTTCCTGTAGCACTTTTATCCGCTGTGTGGCCACCAGCCAATTAAAATAAAGCCGTTTTGCCTGGGCCTTGAAGTCATTCAGGGTGATGTCCCGGTTGGCCCTTTCCACGTTTGCCTGGGAAGCGATGTATTTCTTTTTGGCATTTAACTTTGCCGTATTGGGTATATCCTGCTCAATGGCCAGCATCAGGTTTCCTCTATCCCTGCCATCCATAATAATCTGATTGGGGTAAGGCGTCATGAAAGTTCCTACACCCACCATGGGGGCCATCCAGCCGGTAGCTGCTTCGGCACTGTATTTATAGCTTTCTGCTTTCAGACCATAAGACTGCAGCAATACATTATTTCTGTCAATCCTTTGCAGAATAGTATCCAGCGGTAAAATGGCTGGTGGTTGCGCCAATAATTGCAAGGGAGCCAGCAGGATTACTAAAAGAATATATTTAATGCTGTGTCTCATGGATTTCCAGTTTTCCGTACTTCCGTAATTCATATTCCTTTGTCATTAAAAATATCAGGGGAGTTACCAGTAGTATATGGGTGGAAGAAGTAAGTACACCGCCTATCATGGGTAATACAATAGGTTTCATAACATCTGTACCAACACCACTGGCCCACAGTACAGGTACCAGCCCGAACAAGGATACACATACAGTCATCAATTTGGGCCGCAGCCGTTTGGCGGCACCCTGAATAACATACCGGCGAAGATCTTCCGGGGTGATGGTCTCACCGGAATTACCTTTTTCTGTGACCAGTTGTTTCATGGCATCATTGAGATAAATGACCATCACAATACCTGTTTCCACGGCGATACCAAACAAAGCGATAAAGCCCACGGCCACCGCTACAGAAAGATTGGCGCCCCATATCCAGATCATATAAGCACCCCCGATCAAGGCGAAAGGCACAGTGATCAGGCTTAAAAAGGCTTCACGTATTGAATGAAAGGCGAAGTATAAGGAGAAGAAGATAATCACCAGTACAATGGGCGCTATCCACAGCAGGGTTTGCTGACCACGAATCAGGTTTTCATATTGCCCGCTCCATTCCAGGTAATATCCCTGCGGTAATACACCTTTGGCCTTATTCATTTTTTGAATGGCTTCTGTTACCGTACTGCCCAGGTCCCTGTCCCGAACGTTGAATAAGACAGCGCCTCGCAGCATGGCGTTTTCGGAATTGATCATTGGTGGGCCATCCTCAAAAACCACGTCTGCCACGGCCGACAGGGGGATTTCTCCAAATGCAGGGCTTACGAGCGGAATGCGTTTAATGCGTTCCACGCTGTTGCGGTATTCCTGCGCCAACCGAACCGCTATAGAAAAACGCTGGCGGCCTTCAATGGTATTGCCTATGGTTGAACCACCCAGGGAAGTTTCAACGGTTTGGTTAACATCATCCACGTTTAAACCGTAACGACTCAGGTCAGCCCGGCGAACATTAATAGAAAGGTATTTTCCTCCGGTCACAGGTTCTACATACAGGTCGGCAATGCCCTTTGTGCCCTCCAGTACTTTTTTCACCCGCTCTGATACGGATGCAATGCTGTCCAGGTTCTGTCCGTATACTTTTACGCCTACATCCGTGCGGATGCCGGTAGCCAGCATGTTAATGCGGTTGATGATCGGTTGCGTCCACCCATTGACGACGCCGGGTATCTGCAACTTGGCGTCCAGTTCGTTAACAACGTCTTTTTTGGTGAGACCTGGCCGCCAGGCGGATTTCGGTTTCAACATGATGATGGTCTCAATCATGCTGATGGGGGAGTTGTCGGTGGCTGTGCTGGCCCTGCCCGCTTTTCCCAGTACTTTATCTACCTCGGGAACCGATTTGATAATTTTATCCTGTACCTGTAAAATGCGTTTGGCCTCAGCGTTGGATACATCGGGCAAGGTGACTGGCATAAACAATATGCTCTGCTCATCAAGCGGCGGCATAAATTCTGTTCCCAGGGTTTTGAGCAGAGGAATAGTGATCAACAGGGCAATGACATTGATGGCCAAAGTTGTTTTCCGCCATTTCAGCACCGTTCTGATAATGGGTTCATATATTCTTTCCAGGAACCTGTTAACCGGGTTGGCGTTATCCGGCCTGAATTTACCTTTCATGAAAAAGGAGATCAATACGGGCGCGAGTGTGATTACCAGCAAGGCATCCACGATCATGATGAAGGTCTTGGTGTAGGCCAGCGGATGAAATAGCTTGCCTTCCTGCCCCGTCAACATAAATACCGGTAGAAAGGAGGTAATGATGATCACCGTGGCGAAGAAAACGCCCCGTGATACCTGCTTACTGGATTGTTCAATGACTTTTAACCGTTCTTCTTCTGAAATCCAGTTCGCTGCTTTTTTATTTTTCTTGTTGAACCAATTCATAACTAAGCCGATTGTTTGTTTTGTTTTAACCAGGCTTCATACCGTACTGACAAATGCTTATAAGCATTTTCACTCATGATAATGCCATTGTCCACGATCACTCCGATAGCCAGTGCGATGCCGGTAAGCGACATGATATTGGAAGAAATACCAAAGGCGTTTAACAGGATAAAACTGGCAGCCAACGTAATAGGGATTTGTATAATAATACTCAGGGCGCTCCGCCAGTGAAACAGAAAGATGATTACCACAAGAGAAACGACAATCATTTCTTCGATAAGTGTTCTTTTTATGGAATCAATGGATTCTGTAATTAGTTCCCCGCGATCATAGACAATATCAAACTTGACCTTCTCAGGAAAACCTTTTGCCACTTCCTGCATTTTAGCTTTGACCTTGTCAATAACAGCAGCGGCATTTTGACCGTAGCGCATAACTACGATTCCTCCAACACGTTCCCCCTGTCCGTCCTGGTCGAATATACCCAGCCTTGTTTCACCGGTCATTTGTACGGTTGCCACATCTGCTACCCGGATGGGAATGCTGTTTTGGTTTTTGACAGGTATATTTTCAATCTCTTGCAGTGATTTCAGGTAACCAGAAGTTTTAATAATATATCCTATATCACTTAATTCAAACTTTCTGCCACCTGATTCATTATTGTTTGTCCGGATGGCATTAATGACTTCCGGGACAGAAAGTTTATAGTAAAGTAGTTTATTAGGATCAACAGTGACCTGGTATTGCTTTTGAAAGCCACCGAAAGAAGCGATCTCACTGACGCCTTCCACGTTCTGTAACGCAAACTTGATATACCAGTCCTGTAAGGCCCTTTGTTCTCCCAAATCCATGTTCGGAGCATCGAGCGTATACCAAAGAACATGGCCTACACCGGTTCCATCGGGTCCCAATTGAGGCGTGACACCGGTAGGTAATGATCTTGTAACGGTACTCAACCTTTCCAATACCCTTTCCCTGGCCCAGTAAATATCTACGTCATCATTAAAAATAACATAGATGAAACTCATGCCAAACATGGAGGTGCCCCGTACGTATTTAATGCGCGGTAATCCCTGCAGGTTGGTGACCAGCGGATAAGTTACCTGGTCTTCTATCAATTGCGGACCTCTGCCCATCCATTCTGTAAATACAATCACCTGGTTTTCCGATAAATCAGGGATTGCATCAATCGGGTTTTTCTTAACCGAAAAGAACCCCCATACAAATAACCCGGCGGACAGCACCAGTACAATGAACCGATTTTGGAGTGACCATTCTATTATTTTATGAACCATAACTGTTTTTATAAGCTGGTTTTACTCTTTCCTTCTACGATCAGATTACGTGTATCTTCTACCCATTTGAGCACTACGGCTTTCTCTGCTTCGGTTAGCCTGGCATCTGCGTGCATAATTCGGTACGATTTAAGCGGCATAGTTCCTTCTTCCAGTGATTCCCCGATGGATTTGAGTTTGTTGAACTGTCTCTTTTTTGAATAACTTCCATACTCGCTAAAGTTTAATTCTTCCTTTCCATCTATAATATGCCGGTCTAATAGTAACCGAAATGGCTGCACATGAGCGTACCACGGATAACGTGTATTATTGCTGTGACAATCATAGCAAGCTCTATTCAATACCGATTGCACCTGATCTGGCACACGGTAATTATTTACTATATCTGTGGGAGTTATTTTATCACTCTTGTTTATGCTTCTTGGAATAAACTGTATCAAAACAAGAAGGATCAATAATCCCCACACTATTTTTTTAAATACACGCATAGTGACATCTGTGGAATCTGGACAGTTATTGAATTTTTTCTTCCACCTTTCCGCATTTCGGCATTTTGCTGCCCATATATGGGTTCTTGATTTCCATAGTTTCGCTTAGCCACATTGCGCCCTTATTATTGTTATACATCGGACAGTGATCATGATATAGTGTTTTGCCGCCGCCAAAGGCTTTT comes from Paraflavitalea devenefica and encodes:
- a CDS encoding efflux RND transporter periplasmic adaptor subunit, with amino-acid sequence MRRNYIVNTLLLILLASVSCKDKIVKEANRELVIDSGMSRRTKPTNEQVIASIPAINAETGTRISSVEVSGRITYDARHQTSLASRVSGRIEKLLVKYNYQPVRKGQLIMEIYSPDLAAAQRELIFVAHNSPEMLAGAKQRLLLLGMSSSQIEQVVKTGNISYRVPVYSNANGYILEQSAIPTTPAAAGAPTMGQPAAGGSGMEGMGGGSPTGNTTATLPVATSTPVMIREGQYVNAGQTVFTIYQATNLVAEFAFLPSLATQLKKGQKLLFYPAGNKNAIQSARLGLIEPVFRNGQNFLIGRVYLDKNNFQVGQLLTGIIPVVYTGNWWLPKKAVWRLGTKSVVFRKDNGLYSPIEIQTGIESEGFIQVITDIAGWQVASNAAYLVDSESFIKVNGKAKQ
- a CDS encoding TolC family protein; its protein translation is MRHSIKYILLVILLAPLQLLAQPPAILPLDTILQRIDRNNVLLQSYGLKAESYKYSAEAATGWMAPMVGVGTFMTPYPNQIIMDGRDRGNLMLAIEQDIPNTAKLNAKKKYIASQANVERANRDITLNDFKAQAKRLYFNWLVATQRIKVLQENERIMVMMKKIEEVRYPYNQSQLGSVFKADARIEENRNMIRMQEGTIAKARAWLNSLMNAPGNQQFEIDSLYQPSFTPSASYDTAMLASVRKDVFKMNESIRSMQLNVESMQKEKKPDFRIRFDHMYPLDAAMPTAFSVMGMVSIPIAPWASKMYKNEVKAMQYNIQGMEKERAAMLQETQGMLYGMQYEIQSMQKRIIAMEEKIIPALKKTFDATFLVYQENKIQLPAVIDAWEAQTMMQMNVLDEKLKLYEMIVDYEKELYR
- a CDS encoding efflux RND transporter permease subunit, producing MNWFNKKNKKAANWISEEERLKVIEQSSKQVSRGVFFATVIIITSFLPVFMLTGQEGKLFHPLAYTKTFIMIVDALLVITLAPVLISFFMKGKFRPDNANPVNRFLERIYEPIIRTVLKWRKTTLAINVIALLITIPLLKTLGTEFMPPLDEQSILFMPVTLPDVSNAEAKRILQVQDKIIKSVPEVDKVLGKAGRASTATDNSPISMIETIIMLKPKSAWRPGLTKKDVVNELDAKLQIPGVVNGWTQPIINRINMLATGIRTDVGVKVYGQNLDSIASVSERVKKVLEGTKGIADLYVEPVTGGKYLSINVRRADLSRYGLNVDDVNQTVETSLGGSTIGNTIEGRQRFSIAVRLAQEYRNSVERIKRIPLVSPAFGEIPLSAVADVVFEDGPPMINSENAMLRGAVLFNVRDRDLGSTVTEAIQKMNKAKGVLPQGYYLEWSGQYENLIRGQQTLLWIAPIVLVIIFFSLYFAFHSIREAFLSLITVPFALIGGAYMIWIWGANLSVAVAVGFIALFGIAVETGIVMVIYLNDAMKQLVTEKGNSGETITPEDLRRYVIQGAAKRLRPKLMTVCVSLFGLVPVLWASGVGTDVMKPIVLPMIGGVLTSSTHILLVTPLIFLMTKEYELRKYGKLEIHETQH
- a CDS encoding efflux RND transporter permease subunit, which translates into the protein MVHKIIEWSLQNRFIVLVLSAGLFVWGFFSVKKNPIDAIPDLSENQVIVFTEWMGRGPQLIEDQVTYPLVTNLQGLPRIKYVRGTSMFGMSFIYVIFNDDVDIYWARERVLERLSTVTRSLPTGVTPQLGPDGTGVGHVLWYTLDAPNMDLGEQRALQDWYIKFALQNVEGVSEIASFGGFQKQYQVTVDPNKLLYYKLSVPEVINAIRTNNNESGGRKFELSDIGYIIKTSGYLKSLQEIENIPVKNQNSIPIRVADVATVQMTGETRLGIFDQDGQGERVGGIVVMRYGQNAAAVIDKVKAKMQEVAKGFPEKVKFDIVYDRGELITESIDSIKRTLIEEMIVVSLVVIIFLFHWRSALSIIIQIPITLAASFILLNAFGISSNIMSLTGIALAIGVIVDNGIIMSENAYKHLSVRYEAWLKQNKQSA
- a CDS encoding heme-binding domain-containing protein, producing MRVFKKIVWGLLILLVLIQFIPRSINKSDKITPTDIVNNYRVPDQVQSVLNRACYDCHSNNTRYPWYAHVQPFRLLLDRHIIDGKEELNFSEYGSYSKKRQFNKLKSIGESLEEGTMPLKSYRIMHADARLTEAEKAVVLKWVEDTRNLIVEGKSKTSL